Proteins co-encoded in one Centroberyx gerrardi isolate f3 chromosome 18, fCenGer3.hap1.cur.20231027, whole genome shotgun sequence genomic window:
- the LOC139925165 gene encoding sphingosine-1-phosphate phosphatase 1-like — MAKDFVKTFVRLCNYLQEPCHVARFQNFCGIKGTFPDKASKAGDEVNEPSGEAGEQEFPGLRKRPQQQEENDSSSAVGNGAAVPESSKTAGDATGPQGSGVPGSGSPARRAAAENADPDNARAKPLRRNSLTGDVGREFIIHNKLLFYLFTFGTELGNEMFFIIFFPFLFWNVDALVSRRLIVVWAWNLFVGQSTKDLVRWSRPASPPVVKVEVFYNSEYSMPSTHAMTGTAIPFCLFLLSYGRWQYSFQFGLCVAVCWSVLVCVSRVYMGMHSILEVITGFLYSLLILAFFHTVLDKIDSFYMMNHYAPLVIVVSHVSLGLVAFSLDSWSTSRGDTAQALGTGAGAAVATHVNHQLGLLLDPPLSAMPLTLPPISTSLVVRSLLRFLIGVAVLLVTRMVMKAMTIPFLCRLFGLPSNDVRQARQHMKVELPYRYIVYSVMGFSCVCVVPLLFSILNLA; from the exons ATGGCGAAGGACTTTGTTAAGACGTTTGTACGACTGTGTAATTACCTGCAAGAACCATGTCACGTAGCGAGGTTTCAAAATTTCTGCGGCATTAAAGGCACATTCCCGGATAAAGCGAGCAAGGCGGGCGACGAAGTCAACGAGCCCAGTGGGGAAGCTGGTGAACAGGAGTTTCCTGGGCTGAGAAAAAGGCCACAGCAACAGGAAGAAAACGACAGCTCGAGCGCTGTTGGGAATGGGGCAGCCGTGCCAGAATCGTCCAAAACAGCAGGGGATGCGACCGGACCGCAGGGCAGCGGGGTGCCGGGCAGCGGCAGCCCTGCCCGGCGTGCAGCGGCAGAAAACGCCGATCCGGACAACGCCAGGGCAAAACCCCTCCGCAGAAACTCCCTGACAGGCGACGTGGGCCGTGAGTTCATCATCCACAACAAGCTCCTGTTCTATCTGTTCACGTTTGGGACCGAGCTCGGCAACGagatgttttttattatatttttccctttcctcttctgGAATGTGGACGCCCTGGTCAGCCGGAGACTCATCGTGGTCTGGGCCTGGAACCTGTTTGTGGGACAGTCCACCAAGGATTTAGTGCGCTGGTCCCGGCCAGCATCCCCACCTGTGGTGAAGGTGGAGGTCTTCTACAACTCCGAGTACAGCATGCCGTCCACACACGCCATGACGGGGACAGCGATACCcttctgcctcttcctcctgtcgTATGGACGGTGGCAG TACTCTTTCCAGTTTGGcttgtgtgtggctgtctgctGGAGCGTCTTGGTCTGTGTAAGCAGAGTCTACATGGGTATGCACTCTATTCTG GAGGTAATCACTGGCTTCCTGTACAGCCTTCTCATCCTCGCCTTCTTCCACACAGTTTTGGACAAGATCGACAGCTTCTACATGATGAACCACTATGCTCCACTGGTCATTGTGGTTTCACATGTGAGCCTGGGACTTGTGGCTTTCTCTCTGGATTCGTGGAGCACCTCGCGGGGCGACACAGCTCAGGCCCTGGGCACGGGTGCAGGGGCTGCCGTGGCCACCCATGTAAACCATCAGCTGGGGCTGCTGCTTGATCCGCCACTGTCAGCGATGCCTCTAACTCTACCACCCATAAGCACTAGCTTGGTGGTTCGCTCCCTGCTGCGCTTCCTGATTGGAGTTGCTGTCCTCCTCGTCACAAGGATGGTCATGAAAGCAATGACTATTCCATTCTTGTGTCGACTGTTTGGGCTGCCCTCGAACGACGTCAGACAGGCAAGGCAGCACATGAAAGTAGAGCTGCCATACCGTTACATTGTCTACAGTGTTATGGGTTTTAGTTGCGTCTGTGTGGTGCCTCTCCTCTTCAGCATCTTAAACCTTGCCTGA
- the abcd4 gene encoding lysosomal cobalamin transporter ABCD4: MPRLERTNGRETKRPKLDWRFVQRFCSIQKVLFPSWTSQNVLMFGTLLGVTLTEQLIIYQVGVLPSQFYKVLADKDYPGFRNLVGLAMVLILLNSTMKSVDQYICSQMYVNWRKTLTESLHTAYFQGRVYYTLNVLREDIDNPDQRISQDVERLCKQMSTMASRLIVSPFTLAYYTYHCFYSTGWIGPVSIFGYFVIGTIANKILMGPIVSTLFEQEKLEGDFRFKHMQIRVNAESAAFYRAGKVEHMRTDRRLQTLLHTQKSLINKELWLYIGVNTFDYLGGFLSYIIIAIPIFTGIYDGLSPGELSALISKNAFVCIYLINGFTQLIDLSTTLSDVAGYTHRIGELREVMDDILRTQCDYDPASGESYDFDSDFDVHGGPADTAFILDRLSYKSPYSDQLLVEDLSLRISQGTNLLVVGNTGTGKTSLLRVLNRLWEAHSGFVQMTTCFGPRGTLFLPQKPYLTDGTLREQVIYPLKDIYPASGSVDDDRIIQFLELAGVSSLLKRTGGLDEKVDWNWYDVLSPGEMQRLCFARLFYLQPKYAVLDEATSALTEEAEAQLYRACKQLGMTLVSLGHRSSLEKYHDVQLKLCGGGQWELTKLKAGGGSLILREAGSPL; this comes from the exons ATGCCACGTTTGGAAAGGACAAAtggcagagagacaaaaag GCCAAAGTTAGACTGGAGGTTTGTGCAGAGGTTCTGCAGTATCCAGAAGGTCTTGTTTCCATCATGGACCAGCCAGAATGTCCTGATGTTTGGTACACTGCTTGGCGTCACTCTGACAG AGCAGCTGATCATTTACCAAGTGGGCGTCCTTCCCAGCCAGTTCTACAAGGTGCTGGCTGACAAAGATTACCCGGGCTTCAGGAATCTGGTGGGCCTCGCTATGGTGCTCATACTGCTCAACTCCACA aTGAAAAGTGTGGACCAGTACATCTGCAGTCAGATGTATGTCAACTGGAGGAAGACACTAACTGAGAGCCTCCATACCGCCTACTTCCAAGGCAGAGTCTATTACACACTCAATGTGCTCAGAGAGGACATAGATAACCC AGACCAGCGAATCAGTCAGGATGTAGAGAGGTTGTGCAAACAGATGAGCACCATGGCAAGTCGTCTGATTGTTTCCCCGTTCACCTTGGCTTACTACACCTACCACTGCTTTTACAG CACTGGCTGGATTGGTCCTGTGAGTATCTTTGGCTACTTTGTCATCGGGACCATTGCCAACAAAATTCTTATGGGGCCGATTGTGTCGACTCTGTTTGAACAAGAAAAACTGGAGGGAGACTTCAG ATTCAAGCACATGCAGATCCGCGTCAACGCAGAGTCTGCAGCTTTTTACAG aGCTGGTAAAGTGGAGCACATGAGGACTGACCGAAGATTGCAGACTCTATTGCATACTCAAAAGAGTCTAATCAACAAGGAGCTCTGGCTTTATA TTGGGGTGAACACCTTTGACTACCTGGGAGGTTTCCTCAGCTACATCATCATCGCCATCCCCATCTTCACTGGTATCTACGACGGTCTCAGCCCCGGTGAGCTCAGTGCGCTCATCAGTAAG AATGCCTTTGTGTGCATCTACTTGATAAATGGCTTCACGCAGCTAATAGACCTGTCAACCACTCTGTCAGATGTGGCTGGATACAcccacag gATTGGGGAGCTGAGGGAGGTGATGGATGACATCTTGCGGACGCAGTGTGACTACGACCCGGCGTCAGGGGAAAGCTACGACTTTGACAG TGACTTTGACGTCCACGGAGGCCCAGCGGACACCGCCTTCATCCTGGACCGCCTGTCCTACAAGTCTCCCTACTCAGACCAGCTGCTGGTGGAGGACCTGAGTCTGAGGATCAGCCAGGGAACGAACCTGCTGGTGGTGGGGAACACGGGCACCGGCAAGACGTCACTACTGAGGGTCCTGAACCGCCTCTGGGAGGCGCACAGTG gTTTTGTCCAGATGACCACGTGCTTCGGACCCAGAGGGACGCTCTTCCTGCCCCAGAAGCCGTACCTGACTGACGGCACGCTGCGAGAACAG GTGATCTACCCCTTGAAGGATATTTACCCTGCATCAG GGTCAGTGGATGATGACAGAATTATACAATTTCTGGAACTAGCAGGGGTG TCTAGCCTCCTGAAGCGGACAGGCGGGTTGGACGAAAAGGTCGACTGGAACTG gtaTGATGTCCTGTCTCCAGGCGAGATGCAGCGCCTCTGCTTTGCACGCCTCTTCTACCTGCAGCCCAAATATGCAG TGTTGGATGAGGCCACCAGCGCTCTGACCGAGGAGGCGGAGGCTCAGCTGTACCGAGCCTGTAAGCAGCTCGGCATGACTTTGGTCAGTCTGGGACACCGCAGCAGCCTGGAGAAG TACCATGATGTCCAGTTGAAGCTGTGTGGAGGCGGCCAGTGGGAGCTCACCAAGTTAAAAGCGGGTGGCGGCAGCCTAATTCTCAGAGAAGCAGGGTCACCGCTTTGA